AAGTCAATTCAGGCAATTGATTTGCGAGCCATAACTCTTCAACATGCAATCCTGCTGCCCGACCAAAAACAACTAAGTCCAGTAAGGAATTACCACCTAAACGGTTTGCACCATGTACCGAAACACAAGCACATTCTCCCACCGCATATAATCCATCAACGACATGCTCCACTCCATTCGTTTTAGTAAGGACTTGACCATACATATTCGTTGGTATTCCGCCCATACTGTAGTGGCATGTAGGAACAACTGGGATCGGCTCAACGATTGGGTCAACTCCAGCAAATTTCATCGATAATTCACGAATTCCTGGTAAACGCGACTTAATAAGATCGGCCCCCAGATGATCCAATTTTAATTTAACGTGATCAACCCCTTTGGGATCAAAACCTTTACCTGCACGTATTTCGAGAGCCATAGAACGGGCAACAACATCGCGAGAAGCAAGATCCTTAACCCGAGGTGCATAACGTTCCATAAAACGTTCACCGTCTTTATTAATTAAATAACCACCCTCACCACGACAGCCTTCAGTCACTAAAACACCAGCGCCAGCGATACCGGTAGGATGAAATTGCCACATTTCCATATCTTGCAAAGGAATACCGGCTCTGAGGGCCATACCAAAACCATCCCCAGTATTAATAAAAGCATTGGTTGTGGATTGATAAATACGGCCTGCGCCCCCGGTTGCTAAAATACATACCCGGGATTGGAAAAATACTACTTCCCCTGTCTCAATACACATTGCCGTTACGCCAGATATGTGACCATGAGCATCTTTCACGAGATCAAGAGCATACCATTCACTAAATACATGTGTTTTGGCTTTTAAATTTTGTTGATACAGGGTATGAAGTAAAGCGTGTCCTGTTCTATCTGCTGCAGCACAAGTGCGGGCAGCTTGTTCGCCACCAAAATTTTTTGATTGGCCACCAAATTGGCGTTGATAGATTCTCCCATTATCCATACGAGAAAAAGGCAAACCCATATGTTCGAGTTCATATACAGCTTCTGGGCCTGTTTTACAGAGGTACTCAATCGAATCCTGGTCGCCAATATAATCAGCACCCTTCACTGTATCGTACATATGCCAACGCCAATCATCCTCATGAGCGTTTCCTAAGGCACAAGTAATCCCGCCTTGGGCTGATACCGTATGTGAACGGGTTGGAAATACTTTCGATAAGAGAGCAACTTTTAAACCAGAATTTGCCATCTGCAGCGCAGCCCGCATTCCAGCTCCGCCTGCGCCAATAATTACTGCATCAAATGTGTTACGTGCAATTGCCATGCTACCGCCCCCAAAGGATCATTAAGCCCCAAGTAAATTGACTCAGGAGCCATAAAACGACTAACATTTGTACTGATAAACGCAGAGCAGTACACTTCATATAATCGGTAGTTACTGTCCAAATACCTATCCATGCATGCAA
This sequence is a window from Legionella cherrii. Protein-coding genes within it:
- the sdhA gene encoding succinate dehydrogenase flavoprotein subunit, which translates into the protein MAIARNTFDAVIIGAGGAGMRAALQMANSGLKVALLSKVFPTRSHTVSAQGGITCALGNAHEDDWRWHMYDTVKGADYIGDQDSIEYLCKTGPEAVYELEHMGLPFSRMDNGRIYQRQFGGQSKNFGGEQAARTCAAADRTGHALLHTLYQQNLKAKTHVFSEWYALDLVKDAHGHISGVTAMCIETGEVVFFQSRVCILATGGAGRIYQSTTNAFINTGDGFGMALRAGIPLQDMEMWQFHPTGIAGAGVLVTEGCRGEGGYLINKDGERFMERYAPRVKDLASRDVVARSMALEIRAGKGFDPKGVDHVKLKLDHLGADLIKSRLPGIRELSMKFAGVDPIVEPIPVVPTCHYSMGGIPTNMYGQVLTKTNGVEHVVDGLYAVGECACVSVHGANRLGGNSLLDLVVFGRAAGLHVEELWLANQLPELTYISDDDLAPSLQRYNRWNDSTEGESPAVIHDEMQRVMQEDFGVFRTGEVMASGLKRLQALRERLAHAKLEDKSKIFNTERVSALELDNLMATAYATAQSAIVRTESRGAHSREDYPKRDDENWIKHTLYFEEGEKIDFRPVNASPKHVEPFAPKERVY